From the genome of Haloterrigena sp. KLK7, one region includes:
- a CDS encoding zinc ribbon domain-containing protein, whose product MDPVTVVLGSVLLFAVHLVLVGTLTRYLPGSLRAGAAAEREATVDRDAGTVVCPDCGAENDLGYRYCSDCVGELPGSAVGTASSAAPSRRSIF is encoded by the coding sequence ATGGATCCAGTAACCGTCGTCCTGGGATCCGTGCTGCTGTTCGCCGTCCACCTGGTGCTCGTCGGGACCCTCACGCGCTATCTGCCCGGATCGCTCCGGGCCGGCGCCGCCGCCGAGCGCGAGGCGACCGTCGACCGAGACGCGGGGACGGTCGTCTGCCCCGACTGTGGCGCGGAGAACGACCTCGGCTACCGGTACTGTTCCGACTGCGTCGGGGAACTCCCCGGTTCCGCCGTCGGAACCGCCTCGAGCGCCGCCCCCAGTCGGCGGAGCATCTTCTGA
- a CDS encoding PQQ-binding-like beta-propeller repeat protein yields MVSVLTRRRLLGVAGGSLLGAFLLGPRVGGSDHVDPDLEAGWRQPRADSRNVAWTADPGPGADGTVGWQLPLDTYRRFEHAGLALADETLFVPTHRSLRALDVENGTERWRYAYRESASGGLFDRPQLDTEPRVRDGVAYLVFQTGVCALDLDSRRLRWRYDLDSGADGLHLFGNTVYVTGRVDGDDRLVALDADTGLERWRRTGRVVPLAARSGLLVGARYDDGRLLGLEPETGTRRWLSGAEIGASSLIRSQVAAVDDRVVGIESTGDLTALEAATGEGRWTVSDAAADPNTYWRSIAVDPAERAVYRSHPDTGAIARIDFEGDEAWRTDEPALEFGVSVGGETVYASTTDGLLALEADSGDERFRVSIDGGATDPLGSTPLIDGDRVYHLLGETVSEVRPR; encoded by the coding sequence ATGGTTTCAGTACTGACCCGACGCCGACTCCTCGGCGTGGCGGGCGGGTCCCTGCTCGGCGCTTTCCTCCTCGGTCCCCGCGTCGGCGGGTCGGACCACGTCGATCCGGACCTCGAGGCGGGATGGCGACAGCCGCGCGCGGACTCGAGAAACGTCGCGTGGACGGCCGATCCCGGCCCCGGAGCGGACGGAACGGTGGGGTGGCAGCTCCCGCTCGATACCTACCGTCGGTTCGAGCACGCCGGACTCGCGCTCGCCGACGAGACGCTTTTCGTCCCGACTCACCGATCGCTCCGGGCGCTCGACGTCGAGAACGGGACCGAACGGTGGCGATACGCGTATCGGGAGTCCGCGTCGGGAGGGCTGTTCGACCGCCCGCAACTCGACACGGAACCGCGGGTCCGCGACGGCGTCGCCTATCTGGTGTTTCAGACCGGCGTCTGCGCGCTCGACCTCGACTCCCGACGACTCCGCTGGCGCTACGACCTCGACAGCGGCGCCGACGGGCTCCACCTGTTCGGGAACACGGTGTACGTGACGGGCCGCGTCGACGGCGACGATCGACTGGTCGCCCTCGACGCGGACACCGGCCTCGAGCGCTGGCGCAGAACCGGGCGCGTGGTCCCGCTGGCCGCCCGCAGCGGGCTTCTCGTCGGCGCGCGCTACGACGACGGGCGACTGCTCGGGCTCGAGCCCGAAACCGGAACGCGACGCTGGCTGAGCGGCGCCGAGATCGGCGCCTCGTCGCTGATTCGGAGTCAGGTCGCCGCGGTCGACGATCGCGTCGTCGGTATCGAATCGACCGGCGACCTGACCGCCCTCGAGGCGGCGACCGGCGAGGGTCGCTGGACCGTCTCGGACGCCGCCGCCGACCCGAACACGTATTGGCGTTCCATCGCCGTCGATCCGGCAGAGCGAGCGGTCTATCGGTCCCATCCCGATACGGGCGCGATCGCTCGGATCGATTTCGAGGGCGACGAGGCGTGGCGGACCGACGAGCCGGCCCTCGAGTTCGGCGTCAGCGTCGGCGGCGAGACCGTCTACGCGTCGACGACCGACGGCCTGCTCGCGCTCGAGGCCGACTCCGGCGACGAGCGGTTCCGCGTCTCGATCGACGGCGGCGCGACCGACCCGCTCGGCAGCACGCCGCTGATCGACGGTGACCGCGTCTACCACCTGCTCGGCGAGACGGTCTCCGAGGTGCGTCCGCGATGA